Proteins found in one Balaenoptera ricei isolate mBalRic1 chromosome 18, mBalRic1.hap2, whole genome shotgun sequence genomic segment:
- the LOC132352724 gene encoding TIP41-like protein yields MIHGFQSSHQDFSFGPWKLTASKTHIMKSADVEKLADELHMPSLPEMMFGDNVLRIQHGSGFGIEFNATGALRCVNNYQGMLKVACAEEWQESRTEGEHCKEVVKPYDWTYTTDYKGTLLGESLKLKIVPTTDHIDTEKLKAREQIKFFEEVLLFEDELHDHGVSSLSVKIRVMPSSFFLLLRFFLRIDGVLIRMNDTRLYHEADKTYMLQEYTS; encoded by the coding sequence ATGATCCACGGCTTCCAGAGCAGCCACCAGGACTTCTCCTTCGGGCCCTGGAAGCTGACGGCGTCCAAGACCCACATCATGAAGTCAGCGGATGTGGAGAAGTTAGCTGATGAATTGCATATGCCATCTCTCCCTGAAATGATGTTTGGAGACAACGTTTTAAGAATCCAGCATGGCTCTGGCTTTGGGATTGAGTTCAATGCTACAGGTGCATTAAGATGTGTGAACAACTACCAAGGAATGCTTAAAGTAGCCTGTGCTGAAGAGTGGCAGGAAAGCAGGACGGAGGGTGAGCACTGTAAGGAGGTTGTGAAACCGTATGATTGGACCTATACAACAGATTATAAGGGGACGTTACTTGGAGAATCACTTAAGCTAAAGATTGTACCTACAACAGAtcatatagatacagagaaattgAAAGCCAGAGAACAGATTAAGTTTTTTGAAGAAGTTCTCCTGTTTGAGGATGAACTTCATGATCATGGAGTTTCAAGCCTGAGTGTGAAAATTAGAGTAATGCCTTCTAGCTTTTTCTTGCTGTTGCGGTTTTTCTTGAGAATTGATGGGGTGCTTATTAGGATGAATGACACAAGACTTTACCATGAGGCTGACAAGACCTACATGTTACAAGAATATACCTCATGA